A single genomic interval of Streptomyces sp. BA2 harbors:
- a CDS encoding helix-turn-helix transcriptional regulator — MTSTSGTASDTASERSGGGTDTPARLLQLLSLLQTPREWPGGELSERLGVSRRTVRRDIDRLRDLGYPVQASQGATGGYRLVAGKAMPPLVLDDEEAVAIAVGLRAGAGHAVEGVEEASVRALAKLEQVLPSRLRHRVQTLQVATTPLTSGDGASIAPETLTVMASAAAGQERLRFAYRSGDGTESRRLTEPHRLVSTGRRWYLVAYDIDRDDWRTFRVDRVSSPFATGARFVPRELPTGDAAEYIRRSMWRGQPSYEIDVTFEASAESIAARFPAALGTPEPLSATTCRLRSSVTDSIEWLAVRLATAGCDFVAHGPPELLASLRELGSRLTRASGA, encoded by the coding sequence ATGACATCGACTTCCGGTACGGCTTCGGATACGGCTTCGGAAAGAAGCGGCGGCGGTACGGACACTCCGGCTCGGCTGCTCCAGCTCCTCTCCCTCCTCCAGACTCCGCGCGAGTGGCCCGGCGGGGAGCTCTCGGAGCGGCTCGGCGTCAGCCGCCGGACGGTGCGGCGCGACATCGACCGGCTGCGGGATCTCGGCTATCCGGTGCAGGCGAGCCAGGGCGCGACCGGTGGCTACCGCCTGGTCGCGGGCAAGGCGATGCCGCCGCTCGTCCTTGACGACGAGGAGGCGGTGGCGATCGCGGTGGGGCTGCGGGCCGGGGCGGGCCATGCGGTGGAGGGCGTGGAGGAGGCGTCGGTCCGAGCCCTGGCGAAACTCGAACAGGTCCTCCCCTCGCGCCTGCGGCACCGTGTCCAGACCCTCCAGGTCGCCACCACCCCCCTGACCAGCGGGGACGGGGCGAGCATCGCGCCCGAGACGCTGACGGTGATGGCGTCTGCGGCGGCGGGCCAGGAACGCCTCCGCTTCGCCTACCGCTCCGGCGACGGGACGGAGTCCCGCCGCCTGACGGAGCCGCATCGTCTCGTGTCGACGGGGCGGCGCTGGTATCTGGTGGCGTACGACATCGACCGCGACGACTGGCGCACGTTCCGGGTGGACCGGGTGTCGTCCCCCTTCGCGACCGGAGCCCGCTTCGTCCCGCGGGAGCTGCCGACGGGGGACGCCGCGGAGTACATCCGCCGGTCGATGTGGCGGGGCCAGCCTTCGTACGAGATCGACGTGACGTTCGAGGCGTCGGCGGAGTCCATCGCGGCGAGGTTCCCGGCGGCTCTGGGCACGCCGGAGCCGCTGAGCGCCACTACGTGCCGGCTCCGCTCCTCGGTGACGGACTCCATCGAATGGCTGGCGGTCCGCCTGGCCACGGCGGGCTGCGACTTCGTGGCCCACGGCCCGCCGGAGCTGCTGGCTTCCCTCCGGGAACTGGGCTCCCGCTTGACGCGGGCGTCTGGGGCCTGA
- a CDS encoding sigma-70 family RNA polymerase sigma factor, whose product MATRAVARRKSASTGETDAARSVRAVGGEIADRDLVGMYLDEIARTPLLDAAKEVELSQIIEAGVYARKILDGDVDDSVPGASASREELEALVADGERAKDVFIRSNLRLVVAVARRYPRSGLPLLDLIQEGNAGLVRAVEKFDYAKGFKFSTYATWWIRQAITRSIADQSRTIRLPVHLVEELGRIRRVMREFNRKHGRDPEPAEVAAELDTTPARVTDVLDWARDPVSLNMGVDDNGDTQFGDLLEDTSAVSPEQSVLTLLRSEELDDLIGRLDQRTASIIKMRYGIEDGRERTLTEVGKQHGLTRERIRQIEKHALLELKKLARDTGFDAAA is encoded by the coding sequence ATGGCAACCCGTGCCGTCGCCCGTCGTAAGTCCGCCTCCACCGGCGAGACCGACGCGGCACGCAGTGTTCGCGCCGTAGGCGGGGAGATCGCCGACCGCGACCTGGTCGGCATGTACCTCGACGAGATCGCGCGTACGCCGCTGCTCGACGCCGCCAAGGAAGTCGAGCTGTCCCAGATCATCGAGGCCGGTGTGTACGCCCGGAAGATACTCGACGGCGACGTCGACGACTCCGTCCCCGGCGCTTCCGCCTCCCGCGAGGAGCTCGAGGCGCTCGTCGCCGACGGCGAGCGGGCGAAGGACGTCTTCATCCGGTCGAACCTGCGTCTGGTCGTCGCGGTCGCGCGCCGCTATCCCCGCAGTGGTCTGCCGCTCCTCGACCTGATCCAGGAGGGGAACGCGGGCCTGGTCCGCGCGGTCGAGAAGTTCGACTACGCCAAGGGCTTCAAGTTCTCCACGTACGCCACGTGGTGGATCCGTCAGGCCATCACGCGCTCCATAGCCGACCAGTCCCGCACCATCCGCCTCCCCGTCCACCTGGTGGAGGAGCTGGGCCGGATCCGCCGCGTCATGCGTGAGTTCAACCGCAAGCACGGGCGTGACCCGGAGCCGGCGGAGGTCGCCGCGGAGCTCGACACGACTCCGGCGCGTGTGACGGATGTCCTGGACTGGGCGCGTGACCCCGTGTCGCTGAACATGGGCGTGGATGACAACGGCGACACACAATTCGGTGACCTCCTCGAGGACACCTCGGCGGTCTCTCCCGAGCAGTCCGTCCTGACCCTGCTGCGCAGCGAGGAACTGGACGACTTGATCGGCCGCCTCGACCAGCGCACGGCCTCCATCATCAAGATGCGGTACGGCATCGAGGACGGCCGCGAGCGGACGCTGACGGAGGTCGGCAAGCAGCATGGTCTTACGCGGGAGCGGATCCGCCAGATCGAGAAGCATGCGCTTCTTGAGCTGAAGAAGCTGGCTCGGGATACGGGCTTCGACGCCGCGGCCTAG
- a CDS encoding GNAT family N-acetyltransferase: MPSERTEVQVRPGTEADLEALTDIYNHYVRETAITFDTAAFLPEERRPWLLSHPEDGPHRLLVAQERDSGLILGYVTSSPFRAKPAYATSVEVSVYCAPDAAGRGIGTLLYKALFEALEGEDLHRAYAGIAQPNDASGRLHERFGFRHVGTFREVGRKFGRYWDVAWYERPLGPRP; the protein is encoded by the coding sequence ATGCCGTCGGAACGTACAGAGGTGCAGGTCAGGCCGGGCACCGAGGCCGATCTGGAGGCCCTGACCGATATCTACAACCACTACGTACGTGAGACGGCGATCACATTCGACACGGCCGCCTTCCTGCCGGAAGAGCGCCGCCCTTGGCTGCTCTCCCATCCTGAAGACGGCCCCCACCGCCTCTTGGTTGCCCAGGAGCGGGATTCCGGCCTGATCCTCGGGTACGTCACGAGTTCTCCTTTCCGGGCCAAGCCCGCGTACGCCACCTCGGTGGAAGTCAGCGTCTACTGCGCACCGGACGCCGCGGGCCGCGGCATCGGCACCCTGCTCTACAAGGCGCTCTTCGAAGCCCTCGAAGGCGAGGACCTGCACCGCGCCTACGCCGGGATCGCCCAGCCGAACGACGCTTCCGGCCGCCTCCACGAACGTTTCGGCTTCCGGCACGTCGGCACGTTCCGCGAGGTGGGCCGCAAGTTCGGCCGCTACTGGGACGTCGCCTGGTACGAGCGTCCCCTCGGCCCCCGGCCCTGA
- a CDS encoding questin oxidase family protein produces the protein MDATADTAAEISAEIAADTTGTLDEALQRLHASGPERLGRLTNHAPMAVEALAAHGHSGAVHRWLELYAPKLEEYPSAFESITGDDWREALGDPRRAADWIAYFGRELGERPWRDVLATWWPRLLPGMYGGSTHPVIRVGHAVRTLLTSEPGGATEPRVAELAHGLGYWAARHHPVTGIELLPHTHGGTAAAALDAVEPIPDRESGGFPARLGRVAGLPAWAAGVSDPDEAHRGLTELVRAATHRYATHGHGEETMLVHAATAPNAVLRALPALPRTLWAPSLHAAWTASAAVTSMYAPNAPVTYTAPGTFAPEEVFERALAHGDEHVIKFTDTALDVGDERALAAALRAIEISEPLT, from the coding sequence ATGGACGCCACAGCCGACACCGCAGCCGAGATCTCAGCAGAGATCGCAGCCGACACCACCGGCACCCTCGACGAAGCCCTTCAGCGCCTGCACGCCTCGGGCCCCGAGCGGCTCGGACGGCTCACCAACCACGCGCCGATGGCCGTCGAGGCGCTCGCCGCGCACGGCCACTCCGGTGCGGTCCACCGATGGCTCGAGCTGTACGCGCCGAAGCTTGAGGAGTACCCGAGCGCGTTCGAGTCAATCACCGGCGACGACTGGCGCGAGGCCCTCGGCGATCCGCGCCGTGCGGCGGACTGGATCGCGTACTTCGGCAGGGAGCTCGGCGAACGCCCGTGGCGCGACGTCCTCGCCACGTGGTGGCCGCGCCTGCTGCCGGGCATGTACGGCGGCTCCACGCACCCGGTGATCCGGGTGGGCCACGCGGTCCGCACGCTCCTCACGAGCGAGCCGGGCGGCGCGACCGAACCCCGCGTCGCCGAACTCGCCCACGGCCTCGGCTACTGGGCCGCCCGCCACCACCCCGTCACCGGAATCGAACTCCTGCCGCACACACACGGAGGCACCGCGGCCGCGGCCCTGGACGCCGTCGAGCCGATCCCGGACAGGGAGAGCGGCGGCTTCCCCGCACGGCTTGGCCGGGTCGCGGGCCTGCCCGCGTGGGCGGCGGGCGTGAGCGACCCCGACGAGGCGCACCGCGGGCTCACCGAGCTGGTGCGCGCGGCGACCCACCGGTACGCCACGCACGGCCATGGCGAGGAGACGATGCTGGTGCACGCGGCGACCGCGCCCAACGCCGTGCTGCGCGCCCTGCCCGCGCTGCCCCGCACCCTGTGGGCGCCGAGCCTGCACGCGGCCTGGACGGCATCGGCCGCCGTGACCTCGATGTACGCCCCGAACGCCCCGGTCACGTACACCGCACCCGGCACCTTCGCCCCCGAGGAGGTCTTCGAGCGGGCCCTCGCGCACGGCGACGAACACGTCATCAAGTTCACCGACACGGCACTGGACGTGGGCGACGAGCGCGCCCTTGCGGCGGCCCTGCGCGCGATCGAGATCAGCGAGCCGCTCACTTAG
- a CDS encoding MarR family winged helix-turn-helix transcriptional regulator has protein sequence MDTAPTSPPDGEPRWLDDEEQRTWLAYLQATTLLEDHLDRQLQRDAGMPHIYYGLLVQLSVAPRRRLRMTELARNTKITRSRLSHAIARLEKNGWVRREDCPSDKRGQFAILTDDGFEVLRRTAPGHVTAVRQALFDRLTPEQQKSLGEIMSIVAEGLQPKEAGADLPWLR, from the coding sequence ATGGACACGGCACCCACTTCTCCCCCCGACGGGGAACCGCGCTGGCTCGACGACGAGGAACAGCGCACCTGGCTCGCGTATCTGCAGGCCACCACGCTCCTGGAGGATCATCTCGACCGCCAGTTGCAGCGCGACGCCGGCATGCCGCACATCTACTACGGCCTCCTGGTCCAGCTCTCCGTCGCCCCGCGGCGGCGCCTGCGCATGACGGAGCTGGCCAGGAACACCAAGATCACCCGGTCGCGTCTCTCGCACGCCATCGCGCGCCTGGAGAAGAACGGCTGGGTGCGCCGCGAGGACTGCCCCTCCGACAAGCGCGGCCAGTTCGCGATCCTCACCGACGACGGGTTCGAGGTACTGCGCAGGACCGCGCCCGGCCATGTCACCGCCGTACGCCAGGCCCTCTTCGACCGGCTCACCCCGGAACAGCAGAAGTCCCTCGGCGAGATCATGTCGATCGTCGCCGAGGGACTTCAGCCGAAGGAGGCGGGGGCGGACCTGCCCTGGCTCCGCTGA
- a CDS encoding MFS transporter, with protein sequence MSETDPRRWKALIFIALAQLMVVLDATIVNIALPSAQQDLGISDGNRQWVITAYALAFGGLLLFGGRIADLWGRKRTFVTGLIGFAAASALGGAATGEAMMLGARALQGVFGALLAPAALSLLAVMFTDAKERAKAFGIYGAIAGGGGAVGLILGGFLTEYLNWRWTFFVNIPFAVVAALGAYFVIREPAGARNRSPLDIPGVVLSTLGLVALVYGFTRAESAGWSDSLTVGMFVGSAVLLAAFVLTEAKVKSPLLPLRVLTERNRGGVYLSLGLAIIAMFGLFLFLTYYLQIVQGYSPVKTGFAFLPMIVGMIVGSTQIGARLMTRVPPRLLMGPGFVLAAVGMLLLTQLEVGSSYTGLIMPAQLMLGLGMGTAFMPAMSLATHGVEPRDSGVASAMVNTSQQVGGAIGTALLNTIAASATTAYITDHAAGATTPAAQKLLQAQAMVEGYTSAIWWAVGILLAAAAIAFALINTGAQGGAPAASGSGDTEGVEDEIRIPVVAH encoded by the coding sequence ATGTCAGAAACAGATCCCAGGCGCTGGAAAGCGCTGATATTCATCGCGCTCGCGCAGCTGATGGTCGTGCTCGACGCGACCATCGTGAACATCGCGCTGCCCTCCGCCCAGCAGGACCTGGGCATCTCGGACGGCAACCGTCAGTGGGTCATCACGGCCTACGCCCTGGCCTTCGGTGGTCTGCTGCTCTTCGGCGGCCGCATAGCCGACCTCTGGGGCCGCAAGCGCACCTTCGTGACCGGCCTGATCGGCTTCGCCGCGGCCTCCGCGCTCGGCGGCGCAGCCACCGGCGAGGCCATGATGCTGGGCGCCCGCGCCCTTCAGGGTGTGTTCGGCGCGCTGCTCGCGCCCGCCGCCCTCTCGCTGCTCGCCGTGATGTTCACCGATGCCAAGGAGCGCGCCAAGGCGTTCGGCATCTACGGTGCGATCGCCGGTGGCGGTGGCGCCGTGGGTCTCATCCTCGGCGGCTTCCTCACCGAGTACCTGAACTGGCGCTGGACGTTCTTCGTGAACATCCCCTTCGCCGTCGTCGCCGCGCTCGGCGCCTACTTCGTCATCCGTGAGCCGGCCGGCGCCCGCAACCGCTCGCCGCTCGACATCCCCGGCGTGGTCCTCTCCACCCTCGGTCTGGTCGCGCTGGTCTACGGCTTCACCCGCGCCGAGTCGGCCGGCTGGTCGGACTCCCTGACGGTCGGCATGTTCGTCGGCTCGGCCGTGCTGCTCGCCGCGTTCGTCCTCACCGAGGCGAAGGTCAAGTCGCCGCTGCTTCCGCTGCGCGTCCTGACCGAGCGCAACCGCGGTGGCGTCTACCTGTCGCTCGGCCTCGCGATCATCGCGATGTTCGGCCTGTTCCTGTTCCTCACGTACTACCTGCAGATCGTCCAGGGCTACTCGCCGGTCAAGACCGGCTTCGCGTTCCTGCCGATGATCGTCGGCATGATCGTGGGCTCCACGCAGATCGGCGCCCGCCTGATGACCCGCGTCCCGCCGCGGCTGCTCATGGGTCCGGGCTTCGTGCTCGCGGCCGTCGGCATGCTGCTCCTGACGCAGCTGGAGGTCGGGTCCTCGTACACCGGTCTGATCATGCCCGCGCAGCTGATGCTGGGCCTCGGCATGGGTACGGCGTTCATGCCCGCCATGTCGCTCGCCACGCACGGTGTCGAGCCGCGTGACTCCGGTGTCGCCTCCGCGATGGTCAACACCTCGCAGCAGGTCGGCGGCGCCATCGGCACGGCTCTCCTGAACACCATCGCCGCCTCCGCCACCACCGCGTACATCACGGACCACGCGGCGGGCGCGACGACTCCCGCGGCGCAGAAGCTGCTCCAGGCGCAGGCCATGGTCGAGGGTTACACCAGCGCGATCTGGTGGGCCGTCGGCATCCTCCTCGCCGCCGCCGCGATCGCCTTCGCCCTCATCAACACGGGCGCCCAGGGCGGCGCTCCGGCCGCCTCGGGCTCCGGTGACACCGAGGGTGTCGAGGACGAGATCCGGATCCCGGTGGTCGCGCACTGA
- a CDS encoding TetR family transcriptional regulator, whose translation METAPAAQRRTPRPRADALRNRERIVAAAREMFVEFGPDVPLDEVARRAGVGNATVYRHFSDRSELVHQVVLLVTDRVSAHAEEAIAAADADPGVAFDALRRFVHASADERIGALCPMLQEAFDPGHPDLVDARERLEAVTDGLMQRARAAGQLRTDIAVGDLMVALSQLTRPLPGTACLNMDRFVHRHLQLFLDGLMAPARSELPGEAATLEDLRQS comes from the coding sequence GTGGAAACCGCCCCCGCCGCACAGCGCCGCACGCCCCGCCCGCGGGCCGACGCCCTGCGCAACCGGGAGCGGATCGTCGCCGCCGCACGCGAGATGTTCGTCGAGTTCGGCCCCGACGTGCCGCTCGACGAGGTCGCGCGCCGGGCCGGCGTCGGCAACGCCACGGTCTACCGGCACTTCTCCGACCGTTCCGAACTGGTCCACCAGGTCGTCCTGCTGGTCACCGACCGCGTCTCGGCACACGCCGAGGAAGCGATCGCGGCGGCCGACGCCGACCCGGGTGTCGCGTTCGACGCCCTGCGCCGGTTCGTGCACGCCTCCGCCGACGAGCGGATCGGTGCCCTGTGCCCGATGCTCCAGGAGGCCTTCGACCCCGGTCACCCGGATCTGGTCGACGCCCGTGAGCGGCTCGAAGCCGTCACCGACGGGCTCATGCAAAGGGCGCGCGCGGCCGGGCAGCTGCGCACCGACATCGCCGTCGGAGACCTGATGGTCGCCCTCTCCCAGCTCACCAGGCCGCTGCCCGGCACCGCGTGCCTGAACATGGACCGCTTCGTCCACCGCCATCTGCAGTTGTTCCTCGACGGCCTGATGGCGCCGGCCCGCTCCGAGTTGCCCGGTGAGGCGGCGACCTTGGAGGACCTCCGCCAGTCCTGA
- a CDS encoding M6 family metalloprotease domain-containing protein yields MQQPTWRQIRGAQRGAALATCAVLALTVTTSASTGRLMEESPTAAGPVSLNRATTLSPCMINGTMGVQMSEGVPTSAGYSRSTGTVRALNLMVDFSDARGDGTARDRLAEFFPQTSDWFRTSSYGRLDYRPESPIPDWLRMPKSFKEYGIERGAPFDPGYRELVQDIVTEADPDVDFREYDLVNILMTPNAGPSALDTVLSVTFAGNTEAPVADGVPVSNASFVYSRQDDGSGSYRETGYRVLPHENGHVFGLPDLYTQEGGGAVGHWDIMSEDWGANNDLLAWHKWKLGWLGDDQISCASNAGTTEHTLTPLPQDGGTKLAFVPLSTRTGYAVEARTRGGNDEAVCKPGVLIYRVDAEVDTGQGPVAVLDSTKDSGGCTRRPNVHAELSDATYEPGQTFTDKKTGVRITVTDIDEEGRYRVHVTRP; encoded by the coding sequence ATGCAGCAGCCGACCTGGAGGCAGATACGCGGAGCGCAACGTGGCGCCGCACTCGCCACCTGCGCCGTCCTTGCCCTCACGGTCACCACATCGGCGAGCACCGGCCGCCTGATGGAGGAGTCCCCCACAGCGGCGGGCCCCGTCTCCCTGAACCGCGCGACGACACTCAGCCCGTGCATGATCAACGGCACGATGGGCGTCCAGATGTCGGAGGGCGTGCCCACCTCCGCCGGCTACTCCCGCTCCACGGGCACCGTCCGAGCCCTGAACCTCATGGTCGACTTCTCAGACGCCCGCGGCGACGGCACCGCGCGCGACCGCCTCGCCGAGTTCTTCCCGCAGACGTCGGACTGGTTCCGCACCAGCTCCTACGGTCGGCTCGACTACCGCCCGGAATCCCCGATCCCGGACTGGCTGCGGATGCCCAAGAGCTTCAAGGAGTACGGGATAGAGCGCGGCGCCCCCTTCGATCCGGGCTACCGCGAGCTGGTCCAGGACATCGTGACGGAGGCCGACCCGGACGTGGACTTCCGGGAGTACGACCTGGTGAACATCCTCATGACGCCGAACGCGGGCCCTTCCGCTCTCGACACGGTCCTTTCGGTGACCTTCGCGGGCAACACCGAGGCACCCGTCGCGGACGGCGTCCCGGTCTCCAACGCGTCGTTCGTCTACAGCCGTCAGGACGACGGCTCGGGCAGCTACCGCGAGACCGGCTACCGCGTACTCCCCCACGAGAACGGCCACGTCTTCGGCCTGCCCGACCTCTACACGCAGGAGGGCGGCGGCGCGGTCGGCCACTGGGACATCATGAGCGAGGACTGGGGCGCCAACAACGACCTGCTGGCCTGGCACAAGTGGAAGCTCGGCTGGCTCGGCGACGACCAGATCAGCTGCGCGTCGAACGCCGGCACCACCGAGCACACGCTGACCCCGCTGCCGCAGGACGGCGGCACCAAGCTCGCCTTCGTGCCGCTGAGCACGCGGACCGGGTACGCCGTCGAGGCGCGCACCCGCGGCGGCAACGACGAGGCGGTCTGCAAGCCCGGAGTGCTCATCTACCGGGTGGACGCGGAGGTCGACACGGGCCAGGGCCCGGTCGCCGTCCTCGACTCCACGAAGGACAGCGGCGGCTGCACACGCCGGCCGAACGTCCACGCGGAGCTCTCCGACGCGACCTACGAACCCGGTCAGACCTTCACGGACAAGAAGACGGGCGTGCGCATCACGGTGACGGACATCGACGAGGAGGGCCGCTACCGGGTGCACGTCACGCGGCCGTGA
- the rho gene encoding transcription termination factor Rho has protein sequence MSTATITRNKTTPSRATTETPVVAASGILDASHNANGHLRTGDCLPTPNDVQVPSALIRRLGLRAGDVVQGECGRPRTLTSVERVNGHSAEALHRRARFGDLTPLHPRERLRLETPGDGGGSVATRLIDLVAPVGKGQRGLIVAPPRTGKTVLLQQIAAAVSANHPEAHLMVVLLDERPEEVTDMKRSVRGEVLASTFDRPAKQHIALAELAVERAKRLTEEGKDVVMLFDSLTRLCRAYNNAASSGGRTLSGGVDAAAIQGPKRLFGAARLAEEGGSLTMLATVLVETGSRADDYYFEELKGTGNMELRLDRGMAERRVFPAVDVTPSGTRRDELLVPADELTAVRGLRRALHGRDAQSNLEAIIERLRKTPNNAAFLRQVQQTVPGAGSSKVNGA, from the coding sequence ATGAGTACCGCAACCATCACCCGCAACAAGACCACCCCGAGCAGGGCAACCACCGAGACCCCCGTCGTCGCCGCCTCCGGCATCCTCGACGCGAGTCACAACGCCAACGGCCATCTCCGTACAGGCGATTGCCTCCCCACCCCGAACGACGTACAGGTTCCCTCCGCCCTCATCCGCCGACTCGGCCTGCGTGCAGGCGATGTGGTGCAGGGTGAGTGCGGGCGGCCCCGCACGCTGACCTCCGTCGAGCGTGTCAACGGGCACTCGGCCGAGGCGCTGCACCGGCGCGCACGGTTCGGTGACCTCACCCCGCTGCACCCCCGTGAGCGGCTCCGCCTGGAGACGCCGGGCGATGGTGGCGGCAGCGTCGCGACGCGGCTCATCGACCTCGTCGCCCCCGTCGGCAAGGGCCAGCGCGGCCTGATCGTCGCGCCGCCCCGCACCGGCAAGACCGTCCTGCTCCAGCAGATCGCCGCCGCCGTCAGCGCGAACCACCCCGAGGCGCACCTCATGGTGGTGCTGCTCGACGAACGGCCCGAAGAAGTCACGGACATGAAGCGTTCCGTACGCGGCGAGGTGCTCGCCTCGACCTTCGACCGGCCCGCCAAGCAGCACATCGCCCTGGCCGAACTCGCCGTCGAGCGCGCCAAGCGGCTCACCGAGGAGGGCAAGGACGTCGTCATGCTCTTCGACTCCCTCACCCGGCTCTGCCGCGCGTACAACAACGCGGCCTCCAGCGGCGGCCGCACCCTCTCCGGAGGTGTCGACGCCGCCGCCATCCAGGGGCCCAAGCGCCTCTTCGGCGCCGCGCGGCTCGCGGAGGAGGGCGGGTCCCTGACCATGCTCGCCACCGTGCTCGTGGAGACCGGATCGCGCGCCGACGACTACTACTTCGAGGAGCTCAAGGGCACCGGCAACATGGAGCTCCGCCTCGACCGCGGCATGGCCGAACGACGCGTCTTCCCCGCTGTCGACGTCACCCCGTCCGGCACACGACGTGACGAACTCCTGGTGCCCGCCGATGAGTTGACGGCCGTACGCGGCCTGCGGCGCGCCCTGCACGGCAGGGACGCGCAGAGCAACCTGGAGGCGATCATCGAGCGCCTGCGCAAGACCCCGAACAACGCCGCCTTCCTGCGCCAGGTGCAGCAGACCGTGCCCGGCGCCGGCTCCTCCAAGGTCAACGGCGCCTGA
- a CDS encoding 3-hydroxybutyrate dehydrogenase, with protein MTSPIPGGAAPAGTDLTGRTALVTGGASGIGRACAVALAGAGAFVHVVDQQADAAKDVADEIDGEAHAVDLADPAAVHTLPTRVDVLVNSAGLQHVAAIEEFPPERFDLIQKVMVTAPFLLLRRTLPHMYARGWGRVVNISSVHGLRASPFKSAYVAAKHALEGLSKVTALEGAEHGVTSNCLCPGYTRTPLVEDQISAQATAHAIAPEQVLTDVLLRRSALKRLVEPEEIAAAALWLCGPHSGFVTGASLPLDGGWTAG; from the coding sequence ATGACGAGCCCCATTCCCGGCGGTGCCGCCCCCGCCGGAACCGACCTCACCGGACGCACCGCCCTGGTCACCGGCGGCGCAAGCGGCATCGGCCGGGCCTGCGCCGTGGCCCTGGCCGGTGCCGGCGCCTTCGTCCACGTGGTGGATCAGCAGGCCGACGCGGCCAAGGACGTGGCCGACGAGATCGACGGTGAGGCGCACGCCGTCGACCTCGCCGACCCCGCCGCGGTGCACACCCTGCCCACCCGCGTCGACGTCCTCGTCAACAGCGCCGGGCTCCAACACGTCGCCGCCATCGAGGAGTTCCCCCCGGAGCGGTTCGACCTGATCCAGAAGGTCATGGTCACCGCGCCGTTCCTCCTGCTGCGCAGGACGCTGCCCCACATGTACGCCCGCGGCTGGGGCCGCGTCGTGAACATCTCCAGCGTGCACGGCCTGCGCGCGAGCCCCTTCAAGTCCGCCTACGTCGCCGCCAAGCACGCCCTGGAGGGCCTGAGCAAGGTCACCGCCCTGGAAGGCGCGGAGCACGGCGTCACCAGCAACTGCCTCTGCCCCGGCTACACCCGCACGCCCCTCGTCGAGGACCAGATCAGCGCCCAGGCCACCGCCCACGCCATCGCCCCCGAGCAGGTCCTCACCGACGTACTGCTGCGGCGTTCCGCGCTCAAGCGCCTTGTCGAGCCCGAGGAGATCGCCGCCGCCGCGCTCTGGCTCTGCGGACCGCACAGCGGCTTCGTGACCGGCGCGTCGCTGCCCCTGGACGGCGGCTGGACCGCCGGCTGA